The genomic region CGCCCTGCACCTGAACCGCGGCTTCCCGCAGGTAGGCGCTCATGCCAACCGCGAGCGCCCGGAGCTCGTCAGTGGTGAGCCGCCCAAGCGGCCCAACATCCATCGTGGACTGCGCGAGCATGAGTGACCGTATTGCGGCCCTTCCATCGGCGGTTGCGTTAATGCGGCGCACCCGCTGATCGTGCACATCCGATGACCGCTGGACCATGCCGTGATTGGAGAGACGGTCGAGGATGCCGGACATCGTCGCGAGCGAAACGTCGAGCAGCGTGGCAAGGCCCTGCACGGTATTTTCGTCAACCTCGGTGACCAGAATGAGCAACACTTTCAGCTGCTGAATCGTCAGTGGGGTCTTGAGCAGGGGCTCAACCACCTGCGGGAGCACGGTGGTCTCCATATTCTTTTGCAGCTCGAGGAGCGTACTGAGGAGCTCGTCGCGCTCGGCAGCTTCGCTGACGCGGTGTTCATCGGGTGACACTGGATTCTCCTTGCGGGCGAACGTGCCGGGAATTACCAACTGCGTTCAGGCCTCAATCGTAGCCGGGACTCTGCCGCCCCCGCACACATGTGACACTCAGGACAGATACATAGCCTCGCACTAA from Lysinibacter cavernae harbors:
- a CDS encoding MarR family transcriptional regulator, translating into MSPDEHRVSEAAERDELLSTLLELQKNMETTVLPQVVEPLLKTPLTIQQLKVLLILVTEVDENTVQGLATLLDVSLATMSGILDRLSNHGMVQRSSDVHDQRVRRINATADGRAAIRSLMLAQSTMDVGPLGRLTTDELRALAVGMSAYLREAAVQVQGEPRAEE